From a region of the Oryzias melastigma strain HK-1 linkage group LG4, ASM292280v2, whole genome shotgun sequence genome:
- the slc1a6 gene encoding excitatory amino acid transporter 4 isoform X4 translates to MSVSHETCLLDQALELIMSEKPPNSTSLILNEDAEKLPLPNRGDLRRCLRRAMEKRASSVKERVSSFSRSSLKGFFRRNLFVLFTVAAVALGVILGFSLRPHNLSMREIRYFAFPGELLMRMLQMLVLPLIVSSLVTGISSLDSKASGKMGALAVAYYMVTTLVAVFIGIVIVMIIRPGKGSRDSPINKSGNIEPVQAADAFLDLIRNMFPPNLVEACFKQYKTVYKKTVYTRNVTVTLNFTDSLNLTENNLWGNFSRVLHTVQETVEETVPVAGSSGGVNALGLVVFSMCFGLVIGNMKQQGQALRNFFDCLNEAIMRLVAVIIWYAPVGIMFLIAGKIVEMKDLAEVGGQLGMYTVSVIVGLLIHGLLILPLLFFLVTRKNPYSFIGGLLQALITALGTSSSSATLPITFRCLEENNRVDKRVTRFVLPVGATINMDGTALYEAVAAIFIAQVNDMDLNFGQILTISITATAASIGAAGIPQAGLVTMVIVLTSVGLPTEDITLIIAVDWFLDRLRTTTNVLGDSLGAGIVEHLSRGELQDQDAEMHNSVLEESEKPYQLICQENDTINHINSETTM, encoded by the exons ATGAGTG TTTCCCATGAGACCTGCCTTCTCGATCAGGCTCTGGAGCTTATTATGAGCGAGAAGCCCCCCAACAGCACCAGTCTCATCCTGAACGAGGACGCCGAGAAGCTCCCACTGCCCAACAGAGGAGATCTGAGGAGGTGCCTCCGCAGGGCGATGGAGAAGAGAGCCAGCAGCGTGAAGGAGCGGGTCAGCTCCTTCAGCAGGAGCAGCCTGAAAGGCTTCTTCAGGAGAAACCTGTTTGTTCTGTTCACCGTCGCTGCCGTCGCTTTAG GAGTGATCCTCGGTTTTTCTCTCCGCCCTCACAACCTTTCAATGAGGGAGATCAGATACTTTGCTTTTCCTGGAGAGCTCCTGATGAGAATGCTGCAGATGCTCGTGCTTCCTCTGATCGTCTCAAGTTTAGTCACAG GGATCTCCTCTTTGGACAGCAAGGCGTCGGGTAAGATGGGTGCGCTAGCCGTGGCCTACTACATGGTGACCACGCTGGTTGCCGTGTTCATCGGGATTGTGATCGTCATGATCATCCGGCCTGGGAAAGGCAGCAGGGACAGTCCCATCAACAAAAGTGGAAACATTGAACCGGTTCAGGCTGCGGATGCTTTTCTGGATCTCATCAG GAACATGTTTCCTCCCAATCTGGTAGAAGCTTGCTTCAAGCAG tatAAAACTGTATATAAGAAGACTGTTTACACCAGAAACGTGACAGTGACTCTGAACTTCACTGACTCTCTCAATCTGACCGAGAACAACCTGTGGGGGAACTTCAGCAGGGTGTTGCACACCGTACAG GAGACGGTGGAGGAGACGGTTCCTGTGGCTGGCTCCTCAGGTGGAGTGAACGCTCTGGGCCTGGTGGTTTTCTCCATGTGCTTTGGACTGGTCATTGGTAACATGAAACAGCAAGGCCAGGCTCTTAGGAACTTctttgattgcttgaatgaAGCCATCATGAGGCTGGTGGCCGTTATCATATg GTACGCTCCAGTGGGCATAATGTTCCTGATTGCAGGGAAGATAGTAGAGATGAAGGATCTGGCAGAAGTGGGCGGTCAGTTGGGAATGTACACGGTTTCGGTCATTGTGGGTCTCCTCATCCACGGTCTCCTTATCCTGCCCCTACTCTTCTTCCTGGTGACCCGGAAGAACCCCTACAGCTTCATTGGGGGTTTGCTGCAAGCTCTCATTACTGCTTTGGGAACTTCATCTAG TTCTGCTACCCTACCCATCACCTTCCGCTGTCTTGAGGAGAACAACCGCGTGGACAAACGAGTGACCCGTTTTGTCCTTCCTGTGGGCGCCACCATCAACATGGATGGCACCGCTCTCTATGAGGCCGTGGCGGCCATTTTTATTGCTCAAGTCAACGACATGGATCTAAACTTTGGGCAGATTCTCACTATCAG TATCACAGCAACTGCTGCCAGCATCGGAGCAGCAGGCATCCCTCAGGCTGGCCTGGTTACCATGGTGATAGTATTGACATCAGTAGGACTGCCCACTGAGGACATAACACTGATCATCGCTGTGGATTGGTTCCT AGATCGTTTGCGCACAACCACCAACGTGCTGGGCGACTCGCTGGGGGCTGGCATCGTGGAGCACCTGTCTCGTGGAGAGCTGCAGGATCAAGACGCTGAGATGCACAACTCAGTACTTGAGGAGAGTGAGAAGCCGTACCAGCTTATATGCCAGGAGAACGACACAATCAACCACATCAACAGTGAAACCACCATGTGA
- the slc1a6 gene encoding excitatory amino acid transporter 4 isoform X2, with the protein MSVSHETCLLDQALELIMSEKPPNSTSLILNEDAEKLPLPNRGDLRRCLRRAMEKRASSVKERVSSFSRSSLKGFFRRNLFVLFTVAAVALGEDDGEFDGFPSLIFVSLFPGVILGFSLRPHNLSMREIRYFAFPGELLMRMLQMLVLPLIVSSLVTGISSLDSKASGKMGALAVAYYMVTTLVAVFIGIVIVMIIRPGKGSRDSPINKSGNIEPVQAADAFLDLIRNMFPPNLVEACFKQYKTVYKKTVYTRNVTVTLNFTDSLNLTENNLWGNFSRVLHTVQTVEETVPVAGSSGGVNALGLVVFSMCFGLVIGNMKQQGQALRNFFDCLNEAIMRLVAVIIWYAPVGIMFLIAGKIVEMKDLAEVGGQLGMYTVSVIVGLLIHGLLILPLLFFLVTRKNPYSFIGGLLQALITALGTSSSSATLPITFRCLEENNRVDKRVTRFVLPVGATINMDGTALYEAVAAIFIAQVNDMDLNFGQILTISITATAASIGAAGIPQAGLVTMVIVLTSVGLPTEDITLIIAVDWFLDRLRTTTNVLGDSLGAGIVEHLSRGELQDQDAEMHNSVLEESEKPYQLICQENDTINHINSETTM; encoded by the exons ATGAGTG TTTCCCATGAGACCTGCCTTCTCGATCAGGCTCTGGAGCTTATTATGAGCGAGAAGCCCCCCAACAGCACCAGTCTCATCCTGAACGAGGACGCCGAGAAGCTCCCACTGCCCAACAGAGGAGATCTGAGGAGGTGCCTCCGCAGGGCGATGGAGAAGAGAGCCAGCAGCGTGAAGGAGCGGGTCAGCTCCTTCAGCAGGAGCAGCCTGAAAGGCTTCTTCAGGAGAAACCTGTTTGTTCTGTTCACCGTCGCTGCCGTCGCTTTAGGTGAGGATGACGGTGAGTTTGATGGGTTtccatctttgatttttgtgtctctgttcCCAGGAGTGATCCTCGGTTTTTCTCTCCGCCCTCACAACCTTTCAATGAGGGAGATCAGATACTTTGCTTTTCCTGGAGAGCTCCTGATGAGAATGCTGCAGATGCTCGTGCTTCCTCTGATCGTCTCAAGTTTAGTCACAG GGATCTCCTCTTTGGACAGCAAGGCGTCGGGTAAGATGGGTGCGCTAGCCGTGGCCTACTACATGGTGACCACGCTGGTTGCCGTGTTCATCGGGATTGTGATCGTCATGATCATCCGGCCTGGGAAAGGCAGCAGGGACAGTCCCATCAACAAAAGTGGAAACATTGAACCGGTTCAGGCTGCGGATGCTTTTCTGGATCTCATCAG GAACATGTTTCCTCCCAATCTGGTAGAAGCTTGCTTCAAGCAG tatAAAACTGTATATAAGAAGACTGTTTACACCAGAAACGTGACAGTGACTCTGAACTTCACTGACTCTCTCAATCTGACCGAGAACAACCTGTGGGGGAACTTCAGCAGGGTGTTGCACACCGTACAG ACGGTGGAGGAGACGGTTCCTGTGGCTGGCTCCTCAGGTGGAGTGAACGCTCTGGGCCTGGTGGTTTTCTCCATGTGCTTTGGACTGGTCATTGGTAACATGAAACAGCAAGGCCAGGCTCTTAGGAACTTctttgattgcttgaatgaAGCCATCATGAGGCTGGTGGCCGTTATCATATg GTACGCTCCAGTGGGCATAATGTTCCTGATTGCAGGGAAGATAGTAGAGATGAAGGATCTGGCAGAAGTGGGCGGTCAGTTGGGAATGTACACGGTTTCGGTCATTGTGGGTCTCCTCATCCACGGTCTCCTTATCCTGCCCCTACTCTTCTTCCTGGTGACCCGGAAGAACCCCTACAGCTTCATTGGGGGTTTGCTGCAAGCTCTCATTACTGCTTTGGGAACTTCATCTAG TTCTGCTACCCTACCCATCACCTTCCGCTGTCTTGAGGAGAACAACCGCGTGGACAAACGAGTGACCCGTTTTGTCCTTCCTGTGGGCGCCACCATCAACATGGATGGCACCGCTCTCTATGAGGCCGTGGCGGCCATTTTTATTGCTCAAGTCAACGACATGGATCTAAACTTTGGGCAGATTCTCACTATCAG TATCACAGCAACTGCTGCCAGCATCGGAGCAGCAGGCATCCCTCAGGCTGGCCTGGTTACCATGGTGATAGTATTGACATCAGTAGGACTGCCCACTGAGGACATAACACTGATCATCGCTGTGGATTGGTTCCT AGATCGTTTGCGCACAACCACCAACGTGCTGGGCGACTCGCTGGGGGCTGGCATCGTGGAGCACCTGTCTCGTGGAGAGCTGCAGGATCAAGACGCTGAGATGCACAACTCAGTACTTGAGGAGAGTGAGAAGCCGTACCAGCTTATATGCCAGGAGAACGACACAATCAACCACATCAACAGTGAAACCACCATGTGA
- the slc1a6 gene encoding excitatory amino acid transporter 4 isoform X1 — translation MSVSHETCLLDQALELIMSEKPPNSTSLILNEDAEKLPLPNRGDLRRCLRRAMEKRASSVKERVSSFSRSSLKGFFRRNLFVLFTVAAVALGEDDGEFDGFPSLIFVSLFPGVILGFSLRPHNLSMREIRYFAFPGELLMRMLQMLVLPLIVSSLVTGISSLDSKASGKMGALAVAYYMVTTLVAVFIGIVIVMIIRPGKGSRDSPINKSGNIEPVQAADAFLDLIRNMFPPNLVEACFKQYKTVYKKTVYTRNVTVTLNFTDSLNLTENNLWGNFSRVLHTVQETVEETVPVAGSSGGVNALGLVVFSMCFGLVIGNMKQQGQALRNFFDCLNEAIMRLVAVIIWYAPVGIMFLIAGKIVEMKDLAEVGGQLGMYTVSVIVGLLIHGLLILPLLFFLVTRKNPYSFIGGLLQALITALGTSSSSATLPITFRCLEENNRVDKRVTRFVLPVGATINMDGTALYEAVAAIFIAQVNDMDLNFGQILTISITATAASIGAAGIPQAGLVTMVIVLTSVGLPTEDITLIIAVDWFLDRLRTTTNVLGDSLGAGIVEHLSRGELQDQDAEMHNSVLEESEKPYQLICQENDTINHINSETTM, via the exons ATGAGTG TTTCCCATGAGACCTGCCTTCTCGATCAGGCTCTGGAGCTTATTATGAGCGAGAAGCCCCCCAACAGCACCAGTCTCATCCTGAACGAGGACGCCGAGAAGCTCCCACTGCCCAACAGAGGAGATCTGAGGAGGTGCCTCCGCAGGGCGATGGAGAAGAGAGCCAGCAGCGTGAAGGAGCGGGTCAGCTCCTTCAGCAGGAGCAGCCTGAAAGGCTTCTTCAGGAGAAACCTGTTTGTTCTGTTCACCGTCGCTGCCGTCGCTTTAGGTGAGGATGACGGTGAGTTTGATGGGTTtccatctttgatttttgtgtctctgttcCCAGGAGTGATCCTCGGTTTTTCTCTCCGCCCTCACAACCTTTCAATGAGGGAGATCAGATACTTTGCTTTTCCTGGAGAGCTCCTGATGAGAATGCTGCAGATGCTCGTGCTTCCTCTGATCGTCTCAAGTTTAGTCACAG GGATCTCCTCTTTGGACAGCAAGGCGTCGGGTAAGATGGGTGCGCTAGCCGTGGCCTACTACATGGTGACCACGCTGGTTGCCGTGTTCATCGGGATTGTGATCGTCATGATCATCCGGCCTGGGAAAGGCAGCAGGGACAGTCCCATCAACAAAAGTGGAAACATTGAACCGGTTCAGGCTGCGGATGCTTTTCTGGATCTCATCAG GAACATGTTTCCTCCCAATCTGGTAGAAGCTTGCTTCAAGCAG tatAAAACTGTATATAAGAAGACTGTTTACACCAGAAACGTGACAGTGACTCTGAACTTCACTGACTCTCTCAATCTGACCGAGAACAACCTGTGGGGGAACTTCAGCAGGGTGTTGCACACCGTACAG GAGACGGTGGAGGAGACGGTTCCTGTGGCTGGCTCCTCAGGTGGAGTGAACGCTCTGGGCCTGGTGGTTTTCTCCATGTGCTTTGGACTGGTCATTGGTAACATGAAACAGCAAGGCCAGGCTCTTAGGAACTTctttgattgcttgaatgaAGCCATCATGAGGCTGGTGGCCGTTATCATATg GTACGCTCCAGTGGGCATAATGTTCCTGATTGCAGGGAAGATAGTAGAGATGAAGGATCTGGCAGAAGTGGGCGGTCAGTTGGGAATGTACACGGTTTCGGTCATTGTGGGTCTCCTCATCCACGGTCTCCTTATCCTGCCCCTACTCTTCTTCCTGGTGACCCGGAAGAACCCCTACAGCTTCATTGGGGGTTTGCTGCAAGCTCTCATTACTGCTTTGGGAACTTCATCTAG TTCTGCTACCCTACCCATCACCTTCCGCTGTCTTGAGGAGAACAACCGCGTGGACAAACGAGTGACCCGTTTTGTCCTTCCTGTGGGCGCCACCATCAACATGGATGGCACCGCTCTCTATGAGGCCGTGGCGGCCATTTTTATTGCTCAAGTCAACGACATGGATCTAAACTTTGGGCAGATTCTCACTATCAG TATCACAGCAACTGCTGCCAGCATCGGAGCAGCAGGCATCCCTCAGGCTGGCCTGGTTACCATGGTGATAGTATTGACATCAGTAGGACTGCCCACTGAGGACATAACACTGATCATCGCTGTGGATTGGTTCCT AGATCGTTTGCGCACAACCACCAACGTGCTGGGCGACTCGCTGGGGGCTGGCATCGTGGAGCACCTGTCTCGTGGAGAGCTGCAGGATCAAGACGCTGAGATGCACAACTCAGTACTTGAGGAGAGTGAGAAGCCGTACCAGCTTATATGCCAGGAGAACGACACAATCAACCACATCAACAGTGAAACCACCATGTGA
- the ccl44 gene encoding chemokine (C-C motif) ligand 44, translating into MLVLQMLTVLSFTVVFLASVEAKGVQMQRDVQCCMLYSQGKVRTKDVLRFEVQTEGPDCSIQAIIFYTKKAVKCADPRDRKVKRLLRKLLQRQRTKAHRNPWFFRHDNLPVMSEDKKDNWAILNVE; encoded by the exons ATGTTGGTCCTGCAGATGTTGACTGTTCTCTCCTTCACTGTTGTCTTCCTGGCATCTGTGGAAG CTAAAGGCGTGCAGATGCAGAGGGATGTCCAGTGCTGCATGCTGTACTCCCAGGGCAAGGTGCGTACCAAAGATGTGCTGCGGTTTGAGGTGCAGACGGAGGGGCCCGACTGCAGTATACAAGCCATCAT tttttacacaAAGAAGGCGGTGAAATGTGCCGACCCCAGAGACCGGAAGGTGAAAAGGTTGTTGAGGAAACTCCTGCAGAGGCAAAGAACCAAAGCTCACCGAAACCCGTGGTTCTTCCGCCATGACAACCTGCCCGTCATGTCAGAG GACAAGAAGGATAACTGGGCCATCCTGAATGTGGAGTGA
- the slc1a6 gene encoding excitatory amino acid transporter 4 isoform X3 has protein sequence MSEKPPNSTSLILNEDAEKLPLPNRGDLRRCLRRAMEKRASSVKERVSSFSRSSLKGFFRRNLFVLFTVAAVALGEDDGEFDGFPSLIFVSLFPGVILGFSLRPHNLSMREIRYFAFPGELLMRMLQMLVLPLIVSSLVTGISSLDSKASGKMGALAVAYYMVTTLVAVFIGIVIVMIIRPGKGSRDSPINKSGNIEPVQAADAFLDLIRNMFPPNLVEACFKQYKTVYKKTVYTRNVTVTLNFTDSLNLTENNLWGNFSRVLHTVQETVEETVPVAGSSGGVNALGLVVFSMCFGLVIGNMKQQGQALRNFFDCLNEAIMRLVAVIIWYAPVGIMFLIAGKIVEMKDLAEVGGQLGMYTVSVIVGLLIHGLLILPLLFFLVTRKNPYSFIGGLLQALITALGTSSSSATLPITFRCLEENNRVDKRVTRFVLPVGATINMDGTALYEAVAAIFIAQVNDMDLNFGQILTISITATAASIGAAGIPQAGLVTMVIVLTSVGLPTEDITLIIAVDWFLDRLRTTTNVLGDSLGAGIVEHLSRGELQDQDAEMHNSVLEESEKPYQLICQENDTINHINSETTM, from the exons ATGAGCGAGAAGCCCCCCAACAGCACCAGTCTCATCCTGAACGAGGACGCCGAGAAGCTCCCACTGCCCAACAGAGGAGATCTGAGGAGGTGCCTCCGCAGGGCGATGGAGAAGAGAGCCAGCAGCGTGAAGGAGCGGGTCAGCTCCTTCAGCAGGAGCAGCCTGAAAGGCTTCTTCAGGAGAAACCTGTTTGTTCTGTTCACCGTCGCTGCCGTCGCTTTAGGTGAGGATGACGGTGAGTTTGATGGGTTtccatctttgatttttgtgtctctgttcCCAGGAGTGATCCTCGGTTTTTCTCTCCGCCCTCACAACCTTTCAATGAGGGAGATCAGATACTTTGCTTTTCCTGGAGAGCTCCTGATGAGAATGCTGCAGATGCTCGTGCTTCCTCTGATCGTCTCAAGTTTAGTCACAG GGATCTCCTCTTTGGACAGCAAGGCGTCGGGTAAGATGGGTGCGCTAGCCGTGGCCTACTACATGGTGACCACGCTGGTTGCCGTGTTCATCGGGATTGTGATCGTCATGATCATCCGGCCTGGGAAAGGCAGCAGGGACAGTCCCATCAACAAAAGTGGAAACATTGAACCGGTTCAGGCTGCGGATGCTTTTCTGGATCTCATCAG GAACATGTTTCCTCCCAATCTGGTAGAAGCTTGCTTCAAGCAG tatAAAACTGTATATAAGAAGACTGTTTACACCAGAAACGTGACAGTGACTCTGAACTTCACTGACTCTCTCAATCTGACCGAGAACAACCTGTGGGGGAACTTCAGCAGGGTGTTGCACACCGTACAG GAGACGGTGGAGGAGACGGTTCCTGTGGCTGGCTCCTCAGGTGGAGTGAACGCTCTGGGCCTGGTGGTTTTCTCCATGTGCTTTGGACTGGTCATTGGTAACATGAAACAGCAAGGCCAGGCTCTTAGGAACTTctttgattgcttgaatgaAGCCATCATGAGGCTGGTGGCCGTTATCATATg GTACGCTCCAGTGGGCATAATGTTCCTGATTGCAGGGAAGATAGTAGAGATGAAGGATCTGGCAGAAGTGGGCGGTCAGTTGGGAATGTACACGGTTTCGGTCATTGTGGGTCTCCTCATCCACGGTCTCCTTATCCTGCCCCTACTCTTCTTCCTGGTGACCCGGAAGAACCCCTACAGCTTCATTGGGGGTTTGCTGCAAGCTCTCATTACTGCTTTGGGAACTTCATCTAG TTCTGCTACCCTACCCATCACCTTCCGCTGTCTTGAGGAGAACAACCGCGTGGACAAACGAGTGACCCGTTTTGTCCTTCCTGTGGGCGCCACCATCAACATGGATGGCACCGCTCTCTATGAGGCCGTGGCGGCCATTTTTATTGCTCAAGTCAACGACATGGATCTAAACTTTGGGCAGATTCTCACTATCAG TATCACAGCAACTGCTGCCAGCATCGGAGCAGCAGGCATCCCTCAGGCTGGCCTGGTTACCATGGTGATAGTATTGACATCAGTAGGACTGCCCACTGAGGACATAACACTGATCATCGCTGTGGATTGGTTCCT AGATCGTTTGCGCACAACCACCAACGTGCTGGGCGACTCGCTGGGGGCTGGCATCGTGGAGCACCTGTCTCGTGGAGAGCTGCAGGATCAAGACGCTGAGATGCACAACTCAGTACTTGAGGAGAGTGAGAAGCCGTACCAGCTTATATGCCAGGAGAACGACACAATCAACCACATCAACAGTGAAACCACCATGTGA
- the tax1bp3 gene encoding tax1-binding protein 3 → MAFVPGQPVTAVVERIEIQKLFQGENLILGFSIGGGIDQDPGQNPFSEDKADKGIYVTRISPGGPADVAGLRIGDKIMQVNGWDMTMVTHDHARKKLTKKSEHVVRLLVTRKSLEEVVKHSMGRP, encoded by the exons ATGGCGTTTGTCCCGGGACAACCTGTGACTGCTGTTGTG GAAAGAATCGAGATCCAGAAGTTGTTTCAAGGAGAGAACCTGATTCTGGGCTTCAGCATCGGTGGAGGAATAGACCAGGATCCAGGACAGAACCCGTTTTCTGAGGACAAAGCAGATAAA GGCATCTATGTGACCCGGATTTCACCAGGAGGACCGGCGGACGTGGCGGGCTTAAGGATAGGAGACAAAATCATGCAG GTGAACGGTTGGGACATGACGATGGTGACTCACGACCACGCTCGGAAAAAACTAACCAAGAAGAGCGAGCACGTGGTCCGGCTGCTGGTCACCAGGAAGTCTCTGGAGGAGGTTGTGAAGCATTCGATGGGCAGACCCTGA